ttgcacttgagtaacttctctatgactcgagctccagacttcctctgtttgtgtgagattgtcattactgccacaagtggtggaaaagtgtattacaagtgggtactgctgcggcccatacggaccacagctgagaaaaatATAACACCACCACCGGCTAGCATATGTTACCAGTGGGGGTTTAACAGAGCATTTTACAAAATTATTGTACAaaagctcgaagatctctatgaataacactgacaaggaacccagatttccctcgcccggacgcgggtcaccggggcccccctctggagccaggcccggaggtggggcacgatggcgagcgcctggtggccgggcctgtccccatggggcccggccgggcacagcccgaagaggcaacgtgggtcccccctccaatgggctcaccacccatggcaggggtcatagaggtcgggtgcgatgtgagctgggcggaagccgaaggcagggcacttggcggtctgatcctcggctacagaagctagctcttgggacgtggaacgtcacctcgctgggggggaaggagcctgagctagtgcgcgaggtggagaagttccggctagatatagtcggactcacttcgacgcacagcaagggctctggaaccagttctctcaagaggggctggactctcttccactctggcgttgccagcagtgagaggcgacgggctggggtggcaattcttgtttccccccggctcagagcctgtacgttggagttcaacccggtggacgagagggtagcttccctccgccttcgggtgggggaacgggtcctgactgtggtttgcgcttacgcgccaaaccgcagctcagagtacccaccctttttggattcactcgagggagtacttgagagtgctccccgggtgattccctcgttctactgggggacttcaatgctcatgttggcagcgacagtgaaacctggagaggcgtgattgggaagaatggctgcccggatctgaacccgagcggtgttttgttattggacttttgtgcccgtcacagattgtccataacgaacaccatgttcaaacataagggtgtccatatgtgcacttggcaccaggacaccctaggccgcagttccatgatcgactttgtagttgtgtcatcggatttgcggcctcatgttttggacactcgggtgaaaagaggggcggagctttctaccgatcaccacctggtggtgagttggctgcgatggtgggggaggatgccggacagacctggcaggcccaaacgcattgtgagggtttgctgggaacgtctagcagagtctcctgtcagagagagtttcaattcccacctccggaagaactttgaacatgtcacgggggaggtgctggacattgagtccgaatggaccatgttccgcgcctctattgtcgaggcggctgattggagctgtggccgcaaggtagttggtgcttgtcgtggcgataatcctagaacccgttggtggacaccggcggtgaggggtgccgtcaagctgaagaaggagtcctatcgggttcttttggctcataggactcctgaagcagtggacaggtaccgacaggacaggcggtgtgcggcttcagcggtcacagaggcaaaaactcggacatgggaggagttcggtgaggccatggaaaacgacttccggacgacttcgaagcaattctggaccaccatccgccgcctcaggaaggggaagcagtgcactatcaacaccgtgtatggcgaggatggtgttctgctgacctcgactgcggatgttgtggatcggtggagggaatacttcgaagacctcctcaatcccaccaacacgtcttcctatgaggaagcagtgcctggggagtctgtggtgggctctcctatttctggggctgaggttgctgaggtagttaaaaagctcctcggtggcaaggccccgggggtggatgagatccgcccggagttccttaaggctctggatgctgtggagctgtcttggttgacaagactctgcagcatcgcgtggacatcgggggcggtaccactggattggcagaccggggtggtggttcctctctttaagaaggggaaccggagggtgtgttctaactatcgtggaatcacactcctcagccttcccggtaaggtctattcaggtgtactggagaggaggctacgccggatagtcgaacctcggatccaggaggaacagtgtggttttcgtcctggtcgtggaactgtggaccagctctatactctcggcagggtccttgagggtgcatgggagtttgcccaaccagtctacatgtgttttgtggacttggagaaggcattcgaccgtgtccctcgggaagtcctgtggggagtgctcagggagtatggggtatcggactgtctgattgtggcagtccgctccctgtatgctcagtgccagagcttggtccgcattgccggtagtaagtcggacacgtttccagtgagggttggactccgccaaggctgccctttgtcaccgattctgttcataacttttatggacagaatttctaggcgcagtcaaggcgttgaggggatctggtttggtggctgcaggattaggtctctgctttttgcagatgatgtggtcctgatggcttcatctggccaggatcttcagctctcgctggatcggttcgcagccgagtgtgaagcgactgggatgagaatcagcacctccaactccgagtccatggttctcgcccggaaaagggtggagtgccatctccgggttggggaggagatcttgccccaagtggaggagttcaagtacctcggagtcttgagctttgggttatgaccgaaaggacaagatcacgggtacaagcggctgaaatgagtttcctccgccgggtggcggggctctccgttagagatagggtgagaagctctgccatccgggaggagctcaaagtaaagccgctgctcctccccatcgagaggagccagatgaggtggttcgggcatctggttaggatgccacccgaacgcctccctagggaggtgtttagggcacgtccgaccggtaggaggccgcggggaagacccaggacacgttgggaagactatgtctcccggctggcctgggaacgcctcggggtcccacaggaagagctggacgaagtggctggggagagggaagtctgggcttccctgcttaggctgctgcccccgcaacccgacctcggataagcggaagaagatggatggatggatggatggatggatggattgtacaAAAAGTATTGTACGagtattgtacaaaataaatcaaagactcagtacagtatcataggaaaataaataaagcaaaacaatTTTATTATAATGCCTGTCGAcatattttttattgctttatttatatATGCTGATATATACTTATAgatactgtactgagtctttgatttacTTAGcacaatttatataaataaagaaatacaaaaattattataaaaaataataataataaagcaataaaaaaataaagcaataaaaacataaaaaatgtgtttcgcaatcaaaaaatgtattactttatttatttacctatcatactgtactgagtctttaaatttattttgaacaatttatataaataaagcaatacaaaaattatacaaaaataaaaaaatatataaagaaaaacacaattataaaaaaataaagcaataaaacaatttataaagcaataaaaaaaatgtattgctttatttattttcctataaCACTGTACCGAgtctgatttattttgtacaattttctattttgtctattatttgtgcactttcagTTCTTGATTTATTATGTCTATTGATTGACCACAGTTGTGACTATTTAAGCGCATCACTTTCTGTTGGAAATTGCACACTGACAAAGACATTGTCGAAACCGACCTGTGTTTGGTAGCGCCTGCGCATTTTGTATTAAAATGATTAAAAGGGCATGAAtgttgctggccttgctttttctttaagtacactttttgctgtgcacctctttatttttgttttatcacGTTTTTTTTGGAGAGTCCGCGTGTTTTTTCCTGTGATGAGTGTAAATGTTACACACAGCCCCTTTAAGTAAAAGGCCACAACATATGGGCCTGTGGGCTGCAGGTTTGACGCCCTCGAGCTAACCAGTAGAAGGCGAAGGAGAAACCAGGCTTGTGTGTAAAACAGTTCTGCTCTTGTCCAACTATGACAAGTATGCATGCAGGCATGCAACCTTCCAAATCCAATAAAGTATGAGTTACACACCTCTCCATTTTACAGGTAACAATGTTGTCACTCGTGGCCGCCACACGTACCCGTTCACCTTTCAAATTCCCCAACAGTGAGTTAAAACCAGATGTTTGTGATCAGACCAACTTGCATGCCGTTTGCCAAAATTTGCTCTCACATCTTGTAGAAATTTGCCCTCGTCATTTAAAGGCTCGTGGGGGAAAATCAAGTACACTCTGGAGGGAACTCTGAGCAGGCCGATGAGGACGGACAGCAAAGCCAAACGTCGTTTTACAGTGGCCCATAAAGGAAGCTGTGACCCGGCGTTGATGGTAGCCATCTTTCACAACACAAACGCACTTTTCAACTTTTTGATGATGACTTTCACCCCCATGTCAGGTTCCTCAGCGCAGCATTGTTGATAAGAAAATGCACCTCTTTTCTTCAGGCTCAGTCAGCCTGGAAGTGACTATTGACAGATCGTGCTTCTTCCCAGGTAAAACTTTGCAATCACATAAAGCTCAAAGTCCCCTGTGGCAGTTTATGGTTTTAGGATAAGGCATCAACGATGTTGCCATGGTCATGATAATGACAAGAACGATACAaacaagggttgtacggtataccagtactagtcagtgacgtgcggtgaggttgatggctggtgaggcactgacttcatcacagtcagatttacaaacatatgaaccctaaagagtatcttattcaccatttgattggcagcagttaacgggttatgtttaaaagctcataccagcattcttccctgtttggcactcagcatcaagggttggaattgggggttaaatcaccaaaaattattcccgggcgcggcgccattgctgcccactgctcccctcagctgccttggggtgatcaagggatgagtcaaatgcagaggacaaatttcaccacaggttagggttagggttagggttaggtgtacctaatgttgtgtccctgcagtcgttcacggctcctctggcgcgagcattgttgtttttgcactttttggcttcttgttaagtgacttttttttgggtggattcggtcttgcacgtggagggtttgggtgtgggcttcggTTGGTGTGGCgatcccgtcggggggtgcattctgcggcgggggtgcattaaccggcaccaggaggcgggattactgcgagcctcacacagtgaggctcgcagtaatcctgcattttttttctttttacattgtttttctttccatgatggcaggtgaggccccgtactagtatagtatcgcggtactaatgaatcaaaaacggtactatactctttgaaaagtaccagtttgccatatttattaattttttttttacaggcatgacggtcCGTCGTAAAACATTGGTtatgcgagcagaggagcatgttcggcagcgcacaatcacagagtacttacaagcagacacagtgtgtagacagaaaagggagaatggacgcattttggcttaaaaaatgataaaggtgaagttattacACTGAAAccccacaggaagaggtgctttaaaacatggctagcgagttagcggctaatgtccatctgcagtcggcagtgttttcgcttcttctaaatcactaatcctcgcctccatggcgacaaataaagtaagtttcttacaagtatcatccctgcaggacgaggaatagctaaacatgcttcactacacactgtaggaggatacaatagctcaccggcgtcacaatgtaaacaaatgccatgggtggatctacacctggcatccactgtaatgataccaagtaaagttaagttaaagtaccaatgattgtcacacacacactaggtgtggtgaaatttgtcctctgcatttgacccatccccttgttcaccccctgggaggtgaggggagcagtgagcagcagcggtgccgcgcccgggaatcatttttggtgatttaacccccaattccaacccttgatgctgagtgccaagcagggaggtaatgggtcccatttttatagtctttggtatgactcagccggggtttgaactcacaaacctaccaatctcagggtggacactctaaccactaggccactgactaagcacaagagcgtatctagtcaatactactatgattacatcaatattttttatcgtcacaaaatcttttatattttaattcatattatgtttataaactcaggaaatatgtccctggaaacACGGAAACTTAAAATATGAACAATGTATGaccatgtaactacttggtatcggatcgacacctacatttttggtatcatccaaaactaatgtaaagtatcaaacaacagaagaataagtgattattacattttaacagaagtgtagatagaacatgttgaaagataaagtaagcagatattaacagtaaatgaacaagtagattaataatccatttttacagcttgtcctttataatgttgacggaatgataaatgacacaatatgttactgcatatgtcagcagactaattaggagtctttgatgaggtggcgacttgtccagggtgtaccccgctttccgcccgattgtagctgagataggctccagcgccccccgcgaccccaaagggaataagcggtagaaaatgaatggatggatgtttacttactactaaaagacaggttgtctagtatgttcactattttatttatggacaaaattgttctttgattgcaataagaaacatatgtttaatgtaccgtgagattttttgttaaaataaagccaataatgcaattttttttggacccctttatttacaaaagtatcaaaaCGTATCGaatatttttggtaccggtaccaaaatattggtattgagacaACCCTAATACCGTACAAACAAAACAAGTCGCTCAAAGAGCATAAGTTACATATCCAAGTTTTCTCATTGTTTTGCAGGGGAAGGCATAAAAGTGGCGGCCTACATTCAGAACAGCTCATCTGGAGATGTCAGGCCCAAGTACTGTTTGTACAAAAAGTACAGTTATTTTGCAAAAGGCAAGAGACGAGTTGAAACCAAAAACATAGTGAAAGAGGTGGGCGAGTGCATCCCACCTTCTACAGGCCACTTTGTCGTCAGGATGGTCACCATCCCCTCCACTACATGCGCCTCCATCTTCAACTGCATGGTCATCAAAGCAGAATACCGACTTAAGGTGTGTATGAtattgggcctgatctactaagatccaaaataACATGTTGCGATCTCTTAGGCCAGGCCATACCTTGTTTAGTTTTGGGTGTTTTTCATGGGTTTTTGCTTCACTTCCTttcttgtgctcttattttgtttccacttcctgttctgcTTGCGTTGTTCCTTCACACTGTTGCTCGCTGTCTTCATCAACTGGGGGTGATTAGCGATTACGTTTTTTACCTGCTGATTATCATCACCTGGCACTGTGTAAGCCAATCACATTTCTTTGTTGgtgtagaccaggggtagggaacctatggctctagagccagatgtggctcttttgatgactgcatctggctctgagATACattttagctgacattgcttaacacgataagtaatgaataattccgctggtaatcacagtgttaaaaataatgactacaaagccatcagcaaaatcatgcagcaccagaagtcgcattaatggtaagaagtattttatttattgttggttaccttcagaataacaatgttattaaaaaaaacaagagacttattatactctaaaaatgttggtcttacttaaaaatgcacgcatttagttgtattcagtgttaaaaaaaatattacatggctctcaaggaaatacattttaaaatatttggctttcatggctctctcagccaaaaatgttcccgacccctggtgttGTGGATGGATGTTGGGAGTCACCAGCATGGTAAGTGGGCCCATGTACATCGCGGCCATTCCTTTTTTGTTTGGAATAGAAAAAtagtttaacaaaaaaatccacTTTTCTCGATTTTtggtttgataataaaaaaacaaaaaactaaaaaaggaTCGTTATCCATTATCTGTTTTCATTGATGTTTTTAAAAATCGAAAATGGGACTTAAAACGAGCggaaaactttttttctcttttgccCGTTCAGTTTGCTTGAATTGGACATATGCAGTATCTGTTTTTTAGATCCTCGTCTGTGAGTGACCTGgatcaacagaagaagaagacaaagaacggCGCAGTCGTCAAAATAATTTTCTCGCGGCCAAGAGTTCCCTTCTGTTGTTTTGTTCCAGAGACATTGAAAGTGACTTTTTATTGGTTCTCTATTGAGAAGGCAAACGTCGCACTTCAGTTGTTGTTGTTTCAGCGGGATGATCTGAAAAGAGACACTGTGCATGTGCAATCAATGCATATCTCTAAACTTTGAAAAgagaatttgtttttttgttttgatacccacttaaaaaaatttaaaacatcatTAAAGGACCCATATGTACTAATGTGGcaagaaatggtactgcaatcacggtcaaaatgttAATGTAGTCCTCGCTCTCtatccctgactgaggttgccagatacgcagccgaatccagatCGATCGACTGGGCGACTCTATTTTACACaaaaattaggctattttcaggaagaagtacgtcatgtctgcgtacaatatcacaacaaatggcaatcatatggtttttatcagaaaacaaagactaaaaccaaccacaaccaacgctagcaatgattatactggtgaaaataagtagagcatgcttagcagcttaatgtacgcccaaaactaaagaggagacattgtaccaaggtatgcctataggctactgtttcaaacgtttcagtttgccatataacttggtacatgtagtccatatTACCACAAcaaccgtgctaatgttggaacccatttcctcagcgtatcagcatattgagaaggaaataggcactgacactacacatatctacataggttttatttgtcgaaaatatattttgccctgtcagttggatgacacattgacatacaggctaacgggcatatatttgggcatatatttcccctgtTAGTctgtatgttgatgtgtcattgaccgggctagcatgctaagcatttgttgcacgaacatactagctttgttagacaagatcatagactgtattggacaatatagtttacataccaaatgtccatttctatttattacaagtaacaagaaaatgtaaatgcctgacttacatatcaaggaggaaattatcaAGTTTGgcgtcaaataaaaaaattgtctccatctttcaaaggcatccccaatACAAATCCTTggtttgttcctggctttgtcatgaataagttgagaatcggtctgaaatgtttagtaactttaccagtggcagtggcCAAACGAAGGTGACCGTgcataactggcaacctggatgtgacacactcacatacTTTCTGATTGGTTAAAACggtaacaagatttcggggctgtaaatctaattttgaaatgagcatatcccggctaaaCTAATGTTATCAGTtgtagaggtattggaaaaggacattatttattaatgccttttgacacatcacggccatttaatgatgacttgacatgaaattattacacatGGCTACTTTAAAATCGGATAACGATCCGTTTtccgttttgttttgtttttattatcaaaCCAAAAATCGGAAAAAGTGGATTTTTATGTTAAACTATTTTTCTATTCCAAACGAAAAACGAATGGCCGTGACGTACACGGACCTTAGTGGACACTTTAATCTTGCTTAGCTACTTTTGTATATTAGCTCTATGTCAGCTATGTTTTCATGCACAgtttatttgtgtttgttttgtgcaTATCCCCGTTGCACTCTACCTTTGCACTTTTGGACATTAAACACTTCTTAACCTGCAAACTGCCTGCGGTCTCCTGCTCCTGTTCGAAATAATGACCTCAATAATGACCTCAACTAAGGAAAGCTTCCCGAACATAAAAAGTGCTAAAGAGCAtgtacaaagaaaaaaaatgtctgtattattacAGGGTGTGCCGCGGGTGGTCTGCCAAGACAGTGTGTACAATTGAtaccaagtgcaaaagtggtgcagaccgctctATTTAAATGAGGTGTTTGCATGTATAcctgctgtcaccatggagacactcatttccctctacATTTATGGAATCATATGGTCCAACCTGTggcattttgtcatgttgttgacatacacCTACCAATTTATGGACCCCCCTTCTCTACTATATAGAGGTGTGATCTAGACAGCAGACCTTATGAAACTGTCGTTATTTCAGTCATTACACTGTGAAAACAGCTGTTTACATTGTTGTATACTTGGGTTTATTATGTACCTGGTCAATGCTTGTATGTGTAACATGaacatgtacatgaaaatattgttCTAAAAGTTTTGGAACAttatacatttgtcatgtaaCAACCGGAAGTATAGTGGTTGGAAGTATAAGGACCGGATGTCGGAAGTACATTCTACCATTGGTCTACCAGGCGAACACGGTGATTATATTTTGTTTCAAACGGTAATGTATTATTTGTGTATACATGTACTTACAAATGTTTttggggggcggcatggcgtagtgggtagagcaaccgtgccagaaacctgagggttgcaggttcgctccccgcctcttaccatccaaaaatcgctgccgttgtgtccttgggcgggacacttcaccctttgcccctggtgccactcacaccggtgaattgaatgatgaatgacaggtggtggtcggaggggccgttggcgcaaattgcagccacgcttccgtcagtctaccccagggcagctgtggctatgaaagtagcttaccaccaccaggtgtgaacgaatgatgggttctacatgtaaagcgactttgggtacttagaaaagcgctatataaatcccagttattattattattatattattattatgcaacTGACAGTTTTCACAGTGATCATGGTAAttactagaaatgtccgataatggcttttttgccgatatccgatattccgatattgtccaactcttaattaccgattccgatatcaaccaataccgatatctacagtcgtggaatttacacattattatgcctaattttgttatgacgccctgctggatgcattaaacaatgtaacaaggttttccaaaataaatcaactcaagttatggaaaaaaatgccaacatgacattgccatatttattattgaagtcacaaagtgcattttttttttaacatgcctcaaaacagcagcttggaatttgggacatgctctccctaagagagcatgaggaggttgaggtgggcggggttgaggtgtgtggggggggggggggggtagcggggggtgtatattgtagcgtcccggaagagttagtgctgcaaggggttctgggtatttgttctgttgtgtttatgttgtgttacggtgcggatgttctcccgaaatgtgtttgtcattcttgtttggtgtgggttcacagtgtggcgcatatttgtaacagtgctaaagttgtttatacggccaccctcagtgtgacctgtatggctgttgaccaagtatgcttgcattcacttgtgtgtgtgaaaagctgtcgatactatgtgactgggccgacacgcaaaggcagtgcctttaaggtttgttggcgctctgtacttctctctacgcccgtgtacacagcggcgttttaaaattgaattttacttttttaaatcgataccaataattttgaaaccgataccgataatttccgatattacattttaaagcatttatccgctgataatattggcagtccgatattatcgggcatccCTAGTAATTACGGTTGTAATGGTGCAATGATCCAGAtgccagaaaatgcatattgcaggacgtttttttatactttatatactgtgtatgaaaTATACtgtttatacagtatatgaaaaaaTGAATACGAAACAACACACTAAAACAAATCACATTTTAATCAGCCCTTTAAAGTCCAAAGTGCAgtccgggggccatttgcagcatGAAACTTACGTTTTGTTGGCGTGCAACATTTTGTTGGGAAAAAAACCCAatacaaatgtaaaataaaaaagacGTATTGTAATGAGAAAAAATCTAAAACTCTCATATGAATAATTCAGGATTGTGTCCAAAATTTGAAAACTTTAAATATGCAGGGacattttgattttatttatttttttctgttaaaaaaactACAGACATTATATATCACAACTTTGTGTTACAagtgacaaattgtattattagttattattatcaaaattttggctttttctcattacatctcTTTGCTTTTGTCTTATATTTTCACTGTTTTTATACTAAAATATGTTATGcgccaacaaaaaatatatatatcaaaaggGCCCCCGCATACTTGGACTTTTAATTGCGCTGTCCttgatggaaaaagtttggacacccctatcttaagtcatccagcagctatacaattattaAATGTCATTGATGAATAGAAGAtacgtctaatatttttatttctgagagtccaaatatgttgacacgcacACAGACGGAATATTCACGGCCGCAGAACGGTTTCATGCTTGATAAATCAAATTGCGAGTGcttaatgattatatttgcatattcttCTCCCAATATCGTGGTCGTTCTGTTAATCAGgatatattgtaaatattcatgaagacagaaacACGAAATGGATAGCGCTCTctgttttgctcatttaagaaacgcaatcctctgcgcatgtgcttagtagatcagctttgcgtgtgctatcaagtttgcacgtgttttagtgcaCGCAAtcatttagtagatcaggcccatagttTATCGTATTTAAAGACCACGGTCAGAACTGACTAACTATTTTCACCACATTGCAGGTATACCTGGGTGTCAAGTATGCTTCCAACCCACAGATCAAGTTCCCGGTTGTCATTCTACCAGTTTTGCAGAGGCCTGATGAGCAGCCGTTTTCCAC
The Nerophis lumbriciformis linkage group LG12, RoL_Nlum_v2.1, whole genome shotgun sequence DNA segment above includes these coding regions:
- the LOC133622888 gene encoding arrestin domain-containing protein 3-like, whose amino-acid sequence is MPHVKDFSVEYNPISKDDVFTSGDDITGSITFQVTKDCKIESLWIKMKGKANVKWTEHYGRMILVHHDKEKYFSIKTFLIQDGQGNNVVTRGRHTYPFTFQIPQQNLPSSFKGSWGKIKYTLEGTLSRPMRTDSKAKRRFTVAHKGSCDPALMVPQRSIVDKKMHLFSSGSVSLEVTIDRSCFFPGEGIKVAAYIQNSSSGDVRPKYCLYKKYSYFAKGKRRVETKNIVKEVGECIPPSTGHFVVRMVTIPSTTCASIFNCMVIKAEYRLKVYLGVKYASNPQIKFPVVILPVLQRPDEQPFSTNFEFGANSKTGAASFKQEPTAPPPPYGLYQTMPGFNLS